One window from the genome of Ammospiza nelsoni isolate bAmmNel1 chromosome 16, bAmmNel1.pri, whole genome shotgun sequence encodes:
- the LOC132080427 gene encoding ovomucoid-like, with translation MTRAGILVLLSFALCCAPDTVFGIEVDCSTYPNTTNEEGKEVLVCSEAVSPICGSDGVTYGNECLLCAYNAEYGTNVSKDHDGECKEVAPVDCSRYPNSTSEEGKVGLICSKDISPVCGTDWVTYDNECLLCARSLEAGTSIGKKADGECKKEIVAVDCSDYPKPVCSLDYMPLCGSDNTTYNNKCIFCNAVVDSNGTISLSHFGKC, from the exons atgACCAGGGCAGGAATTCTGGTGCTCCTCTCCTTCGCGCTTTGCTGCGCCCCAG ataCTGTCTTTGGGATTGAG GTGGACTGCAGTACCTATCCCAACACCACAAACGAGGAGGGCAAAGAGGTGCTGGTGTGCAGCGAGGCCGTCAGCCCCATCTGCGGCTCCGACGGTGTCACCTACGGCAACGAGTGCCTGCTCTGCGCCTACAACGC AGAATATGGAACCAATGTCAGCAAAGACCACGATGGAGAGTGCAAGGAAGTTGCCCCC GTGGATTGCAGCAGGTACCCCAACTCAACCAGCGAGGAGGGCAAAGTGGGGCTGATCTGCAGCAAAGACATCAGCCCCGTCTGCGGGACCGACTGGGTCACCTACGACAACGAGTGCCTGCTCTGCGCCCGGAGCCT ggaggCTGGAACCAGCATTGGCAAGAAGGCTGACGGTGAATGTAAGAAGGAAATTGTCGCA gTTGACTGCAGTGACTACCCCAAACCTGTCTGCTCACTGGACTACATGCCTCTCTGTGGCTCTGACAACACAACATACAACAATAAGTGTATCTTCTGCAATGCAGTCGT GGACAGCAATGGGACTATCTCTTTGAGCCATTTTGGAAAATGCTGA
- the LOC132080635 gene encoding ovoinhibitor-like: MKVTGLLVRAALALCCCLGTAFGVQIDCSKYSGISKDVSSRMGCPRNFDPVCGTDGNTYPNECVMCHFNMQHSASVEKEHDGECDPKPVVVDCNNYRRAVVDDHVLVACPRIMKPVCGSDSFTYDNECGICAYNAEHNTNVTKIHEGPCKESVAVDCSRYRTKTTEDGKTLVFCPRDLNPVCGTDGTTYDNECAICALNAEKRTHVGKKHGGQCREKTDELDCSKFPARKVKGGKDLVRCPRILLPVCGTDGFTYDNDCSICAHNVQYGTDVKKSHDGRCKEESTPVDCSTYLSGAKSGEAIGACPFILREICGTDGVTYSNDCALCAHNIEYGTQVAKKHDGRCVEEPPQLNCSRFPRNTMEDGRELMACTMIYDPVCGTDGVTYASECTLCSHNLEHRTNLGKRKNGPCEEDTTRALCKDFKEVSVMCTMEFMPHCGSDGKTYSNRCAFCNAYLESRRTLNIMSLTEC, from the exons ATGAAGGTGACAGGACTTTTGGTGAGGGCAGCTCttgccctttgctgctgcttgg gtaCTGCCTTTGGAGTTCAG ATTGACTGCAGCAAGTACAGTGGCATTAGCAAGGATGTGTCATCCAGGATGGGTTGCCCAAGGAACTTCGATCCAGTGTGTGGCACCGATGGCAACACGTACCCCAACGAGTGTGTGATGTGCCACTTCAACAT GCAGCACAGCGCCAGCGTGGAGAAGGAGCACGATGGAGAATGCGACCCAAAACCTGTTGTG GTTGATTGCAATAATTACCGTAGAGCTGTGGTAGATGATCACGTCCTGGTAGCGTGTCCAAGGATAATGAAACCAGTCTGTGGCTCAGACAGCTTCACTTATGACAATGAGTGTGGGATCTGTGCCTACAATGC agAACATAACACCAACGTTACCAAAATACATGAAGGGCCCTGCAAGGAATCTGTTGCT GTTGACTGCAGCAGGTACCGAACAAAAACCACCGAAGATGGAAAAACCCTGGTATTCTGTCCAAGGGACCTGAACCCAGTTTGTGGCACAGATGGCACCACCTACGACAACGAGTGCGCGATCTGCGCCCTCAACGC GGAGAAAAGGACCCATGTTGGCAAAAAGCACGGTGGACAATGCAGAGAGAAGACTGATGAA CTTGACTGCAGCAAATTCCCAGCCAGAAAGGTGAAGGGTGGCAAAGACCTGGTGAGGTGCCCCAGGATCCTGCTCCCGGTGTGCGGCACAGACGGGTTCACTTATGACAACGACTGCAGCATCTGCGCCCACAACGT ACAATATGGAACTGATGTTAAGAAAAGCCACGATGGAAGGTGCAAGGAGGAAAGCACTCCT GTTGACTGCAGCACGTACCTGAGCGGGGCCAAATCCGGAGAGGCCATCGGGGCCTGTCCCTTCATCCTGCGCGAGATCTGCGGCACCGACGGCGTCACCTACAGCAACGACTGCGCCCTGTGTGCCCACAACAT CGAATATGGAACCCAGGTTGCCAAGAAGCACGACGGAAGGTGCGTAGAGGAACCTCCCCAG CTGAACTGCAGCCGGTTCCCCAGGAACACGATGGAGGATGGCAGGGAGCTGATGGCCTGCACCATGATCTATGACCCTGTGTGTGGCACTGATGGTGTCACCTACGCCAGCGAGTGCACCCTGTGTTCCCACAACCT GGAGCATCGGACCAACCTTGGCAAGAGAAAGAACGGGCCCTGTGAAGAGGATACTACAAGG GCCCTTTGCAAGGACTTCAAAGAAGTCTCTGTTATGTGCACCATGGAATTCATGCCCCACTGTGGCTCTGATGGCAAAACATACAGCAACAGATGTGCTTTCTGCAACGCCTACCT ggaaagcaggagaaCTCTCAACATCATGAGCTTGACTGAATGCTAA